One genomic segment of Tursiops truncatus isolate mTurTru1 chromosome 11, mTurTru1.mat.Y, whole genome shotgun sequence includes these proteins:
- the LOC101325751 gene encoding zinc finger protein 30-like, protein MMENYSNLVSLGHSISKPDIIVLLEQGKEPWMVVREETRNWSTGLDSSYKIISDRKTFIPGKHSSLLLHQRIHSGEKPYEDEESRKAFSDASDFVQHGKVDIGADSQDSKMESVVPLKKKLLNVKLRELASWILMRDFILKGTAGAFQRGYYWYYKYFNMKKGSIVGLSVLLAAYVLFSYCSSYKELKHEQPSEYL, encoded by the coding sequence ATGATGGAGAACTATAGTAACTTGGTCTCACTGGGCCATTCCATTTCTAAGCCAGACATAATTGTGTTATTGGAGCAAGGAAAAGAACCCTGGATGGTTGTGagggaagaaacaagaaactgGAGTACAGGTTTGGATTCAAGTTATAAAATAATCAGTGATAGAAAAACGTTTATACCTGGAAAACATTCATCTCTTCTTctgcatcagagaattcatagtggtgagaaaccctatgaagATGAAGAAAGTCGGAAGGCCTTTAGTGATGCCTCAGACTTTGTTCAACATGGAAAAGTTGATATTGGGGCAGACAGCCAGGACTCCAAGATGGAATCAGTTGTACCACTGAAGAAGAAGCTCCTGAATGTCAAACTAAGGGAGCTGGCAAGCTGGATACTAATGCGGGATTTCATCCTTAAAGGAACTGCTGGAGCGTTTCAAAGAGGTTATTACTGGTATTACAAGTATTTCAACATGAAGAAAGGGAGCATTGTAGGGCTTTCTGTGTTGCTGGCAGCTTATGTGCTTTTCAGCTACTGCAGTTCTTACAAGGAACTTAAACATGAGCAGCCAAGTGAGTACCTCTGA